The DNA segment GGTAGCGCCGGCGCGAGCCTCGTCTACGTCCTCGTCGGCCCGCGGATCCGGCGACTGATCCCGCGGGGTCACACCCTCACCGAGTACGCCTACGTCCGGTACGGGCCCGCGATGTACGCCTACATCCTCCTCATCAGCCTCTGTTTCATGTTCATCTCGCTGGCCGCGAACATGACCGGCATCGTCGGCGTGCTCTCGCTGGTCGCCGGCGTCCCCGCCTGGCAGACCGCGGGGCTGGTCGGCACGTTCGTCCTGGTCTACACCGCCTACGGCGGGCTGAAGGCGAGCATCTTCACCGACACGGTACAGCTCGTGGTGGTCCTCCCCCTGTTGGGGCTCGTCTTCGCCGTCACCCTCCTCTCGCTCGGCGGTCCCCGCACGATCGGATCGACCGTCGCCGCGTCCGACCCCTCGCTGCTCGACCCCGGGTTCGTCCCCGGCCTGCTGTTCGGCGTCTACATCGTGGTCGCCATCGCCGGCGCCGAACTGCTCAACCAGGCGTGGTGGCAGCGCGTCTACGCCGCCCAGGACGAGCGGACGGTTCGGCGCTCGTTCGCCGTTTCCGGGCTGGCGGTCGTCCCGATCGTCGCCGTCGCGGGGCTGTTCGGCGTCGCCGCGGCCGGCTACGGACTCGTCGAGGGGCCGGGCGACGCCAGCGTCGCGCTCTTCCGACTGGTCCTCGAGACGCTGCCCGAGTGGGTCGGTCTCGTGGTCGTCCTGCTCGCCGTCCTGCTCGTCATGAGTACAGCGGACACGCTGTTCAACGCGATCGCGAGCGTCGTCACCGCGGACCTGCCGCGGCTGCTCGACGATCCCTCGGAGCGCTCGCTCACCTTCGCCGCGCGCGTCACGACCGTTGCGGTCGCGCTCGGGGCGACCGTTATCGGGGCGCGTGCCTACAGCGTCCTCGCGCTGTTCCTCACGGCCGACCTGTTCGCCGTCGCGGCGGCCGTCCCGCTGGTCTACGGGCTCTACTCGATGCGGGCGACCGAGAGGGGGATGCTCGCCGCGAGCGTCTCCGGGCTGGTCGTCGGGATGGCGTTCCTGCCGACGGTGCACGGCCCGCTGTCGGCGCTGCCCGTCCTCGGAGGGCTGGTGCCCGCGCCGTCGTTCCTGTGGGCGTTCCTCGGTGCTGCAGCGGTCTCGGCCGGCCTCGCCGTGCTCTCGGCGCGGCTCACCGACGCGGGCTTCGACCCGAACAGGCTCTCCCGTGAGATCGGTCTCCTCGGTGCCGGGCCGACCGAGACGCACCTCTCCGAACGCGACGACTGATCGCCGTCACGGGGTTCGCGTCGCCAACTCCTCCTCGAGCGCGTGGCGGTGACACCGCTTCGAGTCGCCCTCGTAGCAGACGAGCGCGACGTCCTCGCCGTTTGCGACGCGATCCGCAAGCGCCGAGAGTGCCGCCCGCGCGTCAGGCGTATCGAGGTGCTCGCGATAGCGCTCCTCGAACCCCAGCTCCTCCCAGGCGGCGTTGTGTGCGCCCTCCTCGCACATCCCCTGCATCTTGAAGTCCTCACGCCGCTGTTGAAAGGCGTCGAGCAGCTCCTCGGGCGGCGCGAGTTCGGGAACGTTCTCGTCGATCTCTCCGTGGAACCACGACGTCGGCCGGCGGACGACGCCGATACGGCTCGTCCCCTGGGGGAGGTCGACGAGGCCGTGGGCGAGCGCCGCGTGGTAGGTCTCCCGGATCGATCCCGGTTCGCTCATGGGAGAAGTAGCCGCTCGTCGATCCTAACCGTTCGGGTGGGTTTTTACCGCCGCTCGCCGGACCTCCGTCATGGTACCTCCGACCGACGGCCGCCGCACGATCGAGCCCGAACGACGCGCCCGCCCGAGGCCGTGATCGGCGCACCGATTCGCCGGGGGAGATGGGCCGACCACCCGTACGTCGCGGTCGGCGACGGTCCGCGGACGCTCCTCGTGATCCCGGGTCTCAACGACCCGCTGTGCCGGGTCACCGACGCGTGGTGGTTCAGCCTGCTCGTCGCGGCCTACTGCAACCGCTACGCCGGCCGGCATACGGTGGCGATGGTCAGCCGGCCCGAGGGACTCCCCGCCGACGTCTCGACGCGGGAACTCGCGGACGGTTACGCCCGCGTGCTGGAGGAGGTCGGCCCCGCGGACGTGATGGGGCTCTCGTTGGGCGGGTTCGTCGTCCAGCGTCTCGCGGCGGATCGCCCCGAGAACGTCGAGCGCGCGGTCCTCGGGCTGGCCGCGGTCCGGCTGAGCACCCACGGCCGCGAGGTGGTCGAGCGCTGGCGCGCGCTCGCCGAACGCGAGCAATGGCGTCCGATCTGCGGGGAGGCCGCGCACATGGTCGCGAGCGGTTTCCGAGCTCCCGTCGTCCGGGGGGCCGCGACCCTCTACGGTCGGTTCGGCTCGCGATCGTCCGTCGACCGCCGCGATTTCGTCGCCTCGGCCGACGCCTGCCTGGACCACGACGCGACTCCCTGGGTGGACGACGTCGCCGTCCCGACGCTCGTCGTCGGCGGAACCGAGGACCCCTTCTTCGCCCGCGAGGAGTATCGTCGGACCGCGGCCTCGATACCCGATGCCCGCTACGTCGAGATCGACGCGGGTCACGACGCCGTCCTCGATCGCCGGCGGGAGTTCGACGGTGCGATCCACGGGTTCCTCTACGACTGAAACGCCGAGTCCCGATCCTCGAGGAACGCCGAGACGCCCTCCCGGTGCTCGTCGGTCCCGAGCGGCTGCGACTGGACGGGGCTCTCGTAGTCGAGCGCCTCCTCCAACCGTCCGAACGTCTCGTCGATGCGCTCGTAGGCCGCCGCCGGCGTCCCCTCGAGCGCGGCGATCGACTCGAGATCCTCCGCGCTGAACGCCCTCCCCTCGCCGGTGAGGACGATCGCGTCCAGTTCGTCGGGATCCGCTTGCGAGAGCACGTCGGCGAGTTCGGCGGCGCTCTCGGTGGTGAGGGCGTTCGACGCGTCGGGCCGATCGAACGTGACGGTTCGCACGCCGTCCCGGTCGGTGATCCCTATTTCCGGGAGTCCCGTTCCCGTCAGTTGAGCGCTCGCCCGCCCCGGCTACGGCGCCAGCGGATCCGCGCTCTCGAGAACCAGATCGCGGGCGACCGGCGACAGCGAGTAGACGCCGTCGGACGTGCGCTCGACGCAGGCACACTCGCGAAGCTCCAACAGCAGCGTCCAGACCCACTGGAACGGCGCGTGTACCCGATCCTCGACCTCGCGGGCGGTCGCGCCGCCGGTCTCCGCGAGCACCTCGATGACCGCCCACGTCTGGCGCTCGTTACAGAGCGACCGCCGGCTCGCGGCCTCGATCTCGGCGGCGATCGCCACCGCGTCGGCCGAGCCCTCCTCACGCTCCCGCCCGTCGATCGGCACGTCGACGAGCGCCTCGTCCTCCCCGGACTCCGAACCCGAATCGGACTCCGCCTCGCCTGCGTCCCCGTCGCGCTCGTCGAGCCGCCGGCGCAGTTCCTCGATCTCGGCCTCGAGGGCGGTGTTCTCGGAACGGAGCCGCTCGAACTCGTCGTCCATCGTCACCTCCGGGAGCGTCGCCTGTGGCGGCGGGGTCTCGGTCCCGCGCTCCTCGGAGAGCGCCGCGGCCATCTGCCGGGCGGCCGCGCTCACGTCCCGAGCGGACTCCAGTTCGCGTTCGAGCTCGGCGATCCGCTCGTCCCTGCGCTCCAGTTCGCGTTCGAGTTCGGCGATCCGGTCGGCCTCGCGCTGCTGGGACTCGGTGATCGTCTGGAGGTCGTCGACGAGGGTGTCGCTCACCGACTTGAGCTCGGGGCGTTCGAAGTCGTCGAGTCCGGGGGTCGCGCCGGCGTCGAAGGTACGTTTCCGCTTGAACCGGACCCGGCGGACGTCGGCGTCGGTCCAGTCGGTCTGGAGAAAGGCCTCGCCGGCGTCGAGTTCCGCGACGCGGTCGCCGTACTCGGTACCGACGATCCGGCCGACCACCTTGGTGTCGTTGTCCCAGGTCAGCCGGTGCCAGACCAGCCAGTTGGCCTGGGTGATGAAGTCCTTCTTCACGTCGGCGGGTCGCTGGCTGATCCCCACGATGCCGAGGCCGTGTTTGCGCCCCCGCTTTCCGACCTTGATCAGCATTCGGCCGGTCTCGTCCATCCCCCCGCCCTCGGGGATGTACTCGTGGACCTCCTCGACCACCAGGAGGAAGGGCTTCTTCAGCTTCTTCTCCTTCGCGAAGAGGTGGCGTGCCGTCTCCCGAAGCAGTTCGTCGGCGGCCTCCTCGTCGAGGTAGCCCGAGACGTCGAGGATTGTGGGGACGTTCTGCTCGAGCGCGAGCGCGGCGACCTTCTCGGCGTGTTCGGGACCGACCTGGATGTCACACTCTTCATCGGCGCCCGCGTGGAGCAGTTCGTACTCCTCCTTGAGTCCGTAGTACTCGCCGTCGGTGTCGACGATCAGGACGGGATAGCCCGCCTCGAGCAGCTCCTCGACGACGACGCTCGCGGTGTTCGACTTGCCGGATCCCGATTTTCCGGTGACGAACCCCCGGCCCGTCAGCACCTCGACGACCGGTAGCTCGATGGTCTCGCGGTCTCCCGAGCCGACGCTCTCGCCGACGGCGATGCGCTGTTTCTCGCTCATGGTCGTCCCCGCTCGTTCATTGCCGGAACGTATCGGTTAGATTACTTAAATCCGCCGGGCGACGAAACGCCACCGGCTCGGTGCTTCGACCGTCGAGCGTGGTAGTCCGAGCCACGCCGTGGTCACCAGGCCTCGCGGAGCACTCGCTCGATCCCTTCGGCGGTCGGCTCCAGGCTCGTCGGCACACGGGTCATCGGCGAGTCGTCGACGACGAACTCGGCGATCGCCGGCAGGTCCTCCTCGCGGGTCTCCGGAAGATCCCGGAGGCGTGTCGGCGCATCGAGCGCGTCGCGCACGTCGGCGACGGCCTCGACGATCTCCTCCCCGAGTTCGACGTCGGAGCGTCCGGCGGGGTCGATCCCGAACCCCTCCGCCAGCAGGGCGCGACCGGCGTCGACCTCCTCGAAGAGGTACCGGAGCACGTGCGGGGCGACGACCGCGTGTACCGACCCCTGCTGGAGGGAGTACCGGCGGGCGAACCCGTGGCCGAAGGCGTGAATGATCGAGATCTTGCGGTCGAGCTGGACGAGCAACGAGCCGACCACCGCTCGATCCATCGCCTCGCCGTCGTCGGACCCGTCGGCGATCCGTGGGAGCGCATCACTCAGCAGGCGGAGCCCGTGGACGGCCGCCGCGTCGCTTACGGGGTTCGCGTCCCGGGCATACGGCGTCTCGATCCCCTTATCGAGACCGTTCATCGCCGAGCCGGCCAGCGCGCCCGCGGGCGTCGTCTCGAACAGGGCCGGATCGGCGAAGTCCGCGATCGGCATCGCCGATCCGCCGACGCTCGCCGGCTGGCCCGTCGGCGATTCGGCGGCCGAGAGCAGCTCGATCGACCCGGTGTCGGAGACGTCGGCCCCCGCGAACGTCGTCGGAACGACGATCACCGGCGGTCGCTCGTCGTTCGAATCGGGCGGGCTGACCCCACCGTTACGTGCCTCCTCGCGGAGCTCCGACAAGGATCGGCCGTCCTGCGCGAAGACGCTCGTCTGTCGGGCGACGTCGAGGCTGCTGCCGCCGCCGATCCCCACGAGGACGTCGGCGTCCGTTTCGTGCATCTCGTCGATGGCGCCGAAGGCTGCCTCGGCCGATTTCTCCGGCGTCGTCCCGTCGAAGACGCCGGCGAGACGATCGCCGAGTCCCTCCTGGATCGGCTCCATCAGCTCGTCGCTCGCCCCGACGTTCGACCCACAGACGATCAGGGCGCGATCGAGGTCGTGTTCGGCGAGGTAGTCGCCGAGACGGCCCACGCAGCCGCGACCGTAGATCAGGTCGCAGCCGCGGTACTCGTACTCGAAGGACTCCGAGACGGGTAGCATCCCTCCTCGGTTGTGGCGGCTCCACGATGTAGCTAGGGGGGCCGCGTCGTCCGCGCTCGGCGTCCGCGACCGGGCCGAACCCGTGAATTGATCCGTTGACCCCGTCGAGGAGTGTACATGAACGAGGGGTCCACGGCGAATGCGGGCTGGTTCGAGGGACTGGATCGCGGCGACCTCGACGGGGGCAGCGAAGCCATCGAGAGCGGGTCAGCCGAGTCGCCGTCGAACTGGCCCGAACGGGCGGTCGAGACGGGGTTCGCCGAGAGCGAGGACGACTACTACCGCGCGCTACACGAGACGACGATGCGGGCCACCCGCGAGGCGGTGACGGAACGCGAGCGGGCGGACGACGCCCAGCTCGTCCACGCCGTTCGGGCGATGGACGACGCGGAACGCACCGCCAACGAGCTTGCCGAGCGGGTCGCCGAGTGGGCGGGGAGCCTGTTCGACGTCGACGGCGCGGGCGTCGGGTACGCCCGCGAGGTGGCCGGACGCGAGCCCGATGGTCCTGCCGAGGAACGTGCCGTCTCGCTCGCACAGCGTACGGTGGAACTCGCCGAGGAGGCCGATTCCCTGAGAGCGTTCGTCGAACGGACGACGCCCGCGGTCGCGCCCAACCTCGCGGCGATGGCAGGCCCCGTCCTGGCCGCACGATTGATCGCGCTCGCGGGCGGTCTCGAGGCGCTCGCGAGGAAGCCCAGCGGCACCCTTCAGGTGCTCGGCGCGGAGGACGCCCTGTTCGCCCACCTGCGGGGTCGCGCACCCTCGCCGAAACACGGGATCATCTACACCCACGAGTACGTCAGAGGGACCCGCGCCGAGGACCGCGGGTCGGCTGCCCGCGCGCTCGCGGGCAAGCTCACCATCGCAGCGCGGGTCGATCACTACTCCGGCGATCGTCGTCCCGAACTCGACGCCGAACTCGACGAGCGCATCGCTACCATCCGAGCGCGGGAGGCCGAGGAATGAGCCTGCCCGACGGCGTCGAACGGCGGACGATCGCCGGCGAGGAACGCCTCGCCACCCGCGGCAAGCCGGTCTACGGCGAGCCGACCGAGGGGGAGTGGCGCGTCTGGGACCCCGACCGATCGAAACTCGGCGCAATGCTCGATTCGGGGATCGAGACGGGACTCTCGGACGACGAGACGGTGCTCTACCTCGGGGCGGCCAGCGGTACCACTGTGAGTCACGTCGCCGACTTCGCCGGTCCCACGTACGCGATCGAGTTCGCACCGCGGCCGGCCCGCGACCTGCTCTCGGCGGCCGAACCCCGCGAGAACCTCTTCCCGCTGCTGAAGGACGCCCGCAAGCCCGAGACGTACGCCCACGTCGTCGAAAGGGACGTCGACGCGATCGTTCAGGACGTCGCCACCCGGGGACAGGCGGACGTGGCGATCCGCAACGAGCGCTTTCTGGCCGAGGACGGCCGCCTGCTCGCGGCGATCAAGGCCCGAAGCGAGGACGTCAC comes from the Halalkalicoccus sp. CG83 genome and includes:
- a CDS encoding NOP5/NOP56 family protein, whose product is MNEGSTANAGWFEGLDRGDLDGGSEAIESGSAESPSNWPERAVETGFAESEDDYYRALHETTMRATREAVTERERADDAQLVHAVRAMDDAERTANELAERVAEWAGSLFDVDGAGVGYAREVAGREPDGPAEERAVSLAQRTVELAEEADSLRAFVERTTPAVAPNLAAMAGPVLAARLIALAGGLEALARKPSGTLQVLGAEDALFAHLRGRAPSPKHGIIYTHEYVRGTRAEDRGSAARALAGKLTIAARVDHYSGDRRPELDAELDERIATIRAREAEE
- a CDS encoding sodium:solute symporter family transporter, producing the protein MVSSSVALSLVAVTVVAVTVIGLRYSRGEVGSVEEFITARDSIGTRTMVATLLASNLGGWILFSPAEAGAAFGGITAIAGYALGSAGASLVYVLVGPRIRRLIPRGHTLTEYAYVRYGPAMYAYILLISLCFMFISLAANMTGIVGVLSLVAGVPAWQTAGLVGTFVLVYTAYGGLKASIFTDTVQLVVVLPLLGLVFAVTLLSLGGPRTIGSTVAASDPSLLDPGFVPGLLFGVYIVVAIAGAELLNQAWWQRVYAAQDERTVRRSFAVSGLAVVPIVAVAGLFGVAAAGYGLVEGPGDASVALFRLVLETLPEWVGLVVVLLAVLLVMSTADTLFNAIASVVTADLPRLLDDPSERSLTFAARVTTVAVALGATVIGARAYSVLALFLTADLFAVAAAVPLVYGLYSMRATERGMLAASVSGLVVGMAFLPTVHGPLSALPVLGGLVPAPSFLWAFLGAAAVSAGLAVLSARLTDAGFDPNRLSREIGLLGAGPTETHLSERDD
- a CDS encoding ATP-binding protein — its product is MSEKQRIAVGESVGSGDRETIELPVVEVLTGRGFVTGKSGSGKSNTASVVVEELLEAGYPVLIVDTDGEYYGLKEEYELLHAGADEECDIQVGPEHAEKVAALALEQNVPTILDVSGYLDEEAADELLRETARHLFAKEKKLKKPFLLVVEEVHEYIPEGGGMDETGRMLIKVGKRGRKHGLGIVGISQRPADVKKDFITQANWLVWHRLTWDNDTKVVGRIVGTEYGDRVAELDAGEAFLQTDWTDADVRRVRFKRKRTFDAGATPGLDDFERPELKSVSDTLVDDLQTITESQQREADRIAELERELERRDERIAELERELESARDVSAAARQMAAALSEERGTETPPPQATLPEVTMDDEFERLRSENTALEAEIEELRRRLDERDGDAGEAESDSGSESGEDEALVDVPIDGREREEGSADAVAIAAEIEAASRRSLCNERQTWAVIEVLAETGGATAREVEDRVHAPFQWVWTLLLELRECACVERTSDGVYSLSPVARDLVLESADPLAP
- a CDS encoding fibrillarin-like rRNA/tRNA 2'-O-methyltransferase, which translates into the protein MSLPDGVERRTIAGEERLATRGKPVYGEPTEGEWRVWDPDRSKLGAMLDSGIETGLSDDETVLYLGAASGTTVSHVADFAGPTYAIEFAPRPARDLLSAAEPRENLFPLLKDARKPETYAHVVERDVDAIVQDVATRGQADVAIRNERFLAEDGRLLAAIKARSEDVTREPDAVFSDVLDRLETSYEVLETRRLEPYHTDHLAVVARPR
- a CDS encoding iron-containing alcohol dehydrogenase family protein, translating into MLPVSESFEYEYRGCDLIYGRGCVGRLGDYLAEHDLDRALIVCGSNVGASDELMEPIQEGLGDRLAGVFDGTTPEKSAEAAFGAIDEMHETDADVLVGIGGGSSLDVARQTSVFAQDGRSLSELREEARNGGVSPPDSNDERPPVIVVPTTFAGADVSDTGSIELLSAAESPTGQPASVGGSAMPIADFADPALFETTPAGALAGSAMNGLDKGIETPYARDANPVSDAAAVHGLRLLSDALPRIADGSDDGEAMDRAVVGSLLVQLDRKISIIHAFGHGFARRYSLQQGSVHAVVAPHVLRYLFEEVDAGRALLAEGFGIDPAGRSDVELGEEIVEAVADVRDALDAPTRLRDLPETREEDLPAIAEFVVDDSPMTRVPTSLEPTAEGIERVLREAW
- a CDS encoding alpha/beta fold hydrolase, which produces MIGAPIRRGRWADHPYVAVGDGPRTLLVIPGLNDPLCRVTDAWWFSLLVAAYCNRYAGRHTVAMVSRPEGLPADVSTRELADGYARVLEEVGPADVMGLSLGGFVVQRLAADRPENVERAVLGLAAVRLSTHGREVVERWRALAEREQWRPICGEAAHMVASGFRAPVVRGAATLYGRFGSRSSVDRRDFVASADACLDHDATPWVDDVAVPTLVVGGTEDPFFAREEYRRTAASIPDARYVEIDAGHDAVLDRRREFDGAIHGFLYD
- a CDS encoding enoyl-CoA hydratase/isomerase family protein; this encodes MRTVTFDRPDASNALTTESAAELADVLSQADPDELDAIVLTGEGRAFSAEDLESIAALEGTPAAAYERIDETFGRLEEALDYESPVQSQPLGTDEHREGVSAFLEDRDSAFQS
- a CDS encoding DUF488 domain-containing protein encodes the protein MSEPGSIRETYHAALAHGLVDLPQGTSRIGVVRRPTSWFHGEIDENVPELAPPEELLDAFQQRREDFKMQGMCEEGAHNAAWEELGFEERYREHLDTPDARAALSALADRVANGEDVALVCYEGDSKRCHRHALEEELATRTP